The following proteins come from a genomic window of Eleginops maclovinus isolate JMC-PN-2008 ecotype Puerto Natales chromosome 8, JC_Emac_rtc_rv5, whole genome shotgun sequence:
- the lhx6a gene encoding LIM/homeobox protein Lhx6 isoform X2 codes for MYWKNELLSPLSEGNKILSEGIPKKQVISTEHQSTPGASRCSVDSNHAPMSHSDGESQRSNMEPEDTRSSPSSPSTPSVCSPISTVSSVPSNGKNVCASCGQEILDRYLLKVNNLIWHVRCLECSVCRTSLRQHSSCYIKNKEIFCKMDYFSRFGTKCARCGRQIYASDWVRRARGNAYHLACFACYSCKRQLSTGEEFGLVEDKVLCRIHYDTMVENLKRAAESGNGITLEGAVPTEQDSQPKPAKRARTSFTAEQLQIMQAQFAQDNNPDAQTLQKLADMTGLSRRVIQVWFQNCRARHKKHTPQHSGVPPGHLQSRIPSSLPDELHYSPFGSPERARMVALHGYIDSHPFSMLTSQSLPHQAMSLPQLPLSR; via the exons ATGTACTGGAAAAATGAACTTTTGTCCCCTCTTTCAGAGGGAAACAAGATTTTGTCCGAAGGAATTCCCAAGAAGCAG GTGATCTCCACCGAGCATCAGAGTACACCGGGAGCCTCGCGCTGCAGTGTGGACTCTAACCACGCGCCAATG TCTCACTCGGACGGAGAGTCCCAGCGGTCCAACATGGAGCCGGAGGACACTCGCTCCTCACCCAGCAGCCCGTCCACCCCCTCCGTGTGCTCGCCGATCTCCACCGTCAGCTCGGTGCCGTCCAACGGGAAGAACGTTTGCGCCAGCTGCGGTCAGGAGATCCTGGACAGATACTTGCTGAAG gtgaaCAACCTGATCTGGCACGTGCGCTGTCTGGAGTGTTCTGTCTGCAGGACGTCGCTACGTCAGCACAGCAGCTGCTacatcaaaaacaaagagaTCTTCTGTAAAATGGATTATTTCAG TAGGTTTGGTACTAAGTGTGCTCGCTGTGGGAGGCAGATATACGCCAGCGACTGGGTGCGCCGTGCAAGGGGAAACGCATACCACTTGGCATGTTTTGCGTGCTACTCCTGCAAGAGGCAGTTGTCTACGGGAGAGGAGTTTGGCTTGGTGGAGGATAAGGTCCTGTGTAGGATCCACTACGACACCATGGTGGAGAACCTCAAACGAGCGGCTGAGAGTG gcAATGGTATCACATTAGAAGGAGCAGTTCCAACAGAACAAGACAGTCAGCCCAAACCGGCCAAAAGGGCACGGACATCGTTCACTGCAGAACAGTTacag ATAATGCAGGCTCAATTTGCCCAGGACAACAATCCAGACGCCCAGACGTTACAGAAATTAGCCGACATGACAGGCCTCAGCAGGAGAGTGATACAG GTGTGGTTTCAAAACTGCAGAGCAAGACACAAAAAGCACACGCCCCAACACAGTGGGGTTCCACCAGGTCATCTCCAGTCCAGGATACCCTCGTCCTTGCCCGATGAGCTGCATTACTCCCCCTTCGGCAGTCCTGAGCGGGCGCGCATGGTGGCCCTTCACGGGTATATCGACA GTCATCCCTTCTCAATGCTGACTTCTCAGAGTCTCCCTCATCAGGCTATGTCGCTGCCCCAGCTCCCCCTCAGCCGCTAG
- the morn5 gene encoding MORN repeat-containing protein 5 has translation MEFIGSTYKGDIQNGRMDGKGEYTFATDSKYEGEMKDGMFHGKGVLHFPNGSKYEATWENGIAKQGSFTFADGLQYQEKDWDYCDGYDRRFYTERCNGLRPAGKSQLTDLHPPRIITDGCYDCGDGFYDPKTRVVTSYTGRFLRNADDSEHEWILRTCRKAWDEVASVDPEKSVAYISEEIRNLI, from the exons ATGGAGTTCATCGGAAGCACTTACAAAGGAGACATACAAAATGGcag GATGGATGGAAAAGGAGAGTACACCTTTGCAACAGACTCCAAGTATGAGGGAGAGATGAAAGATGGGATGTTCCATGGCAAAGGAGTGCTACACTTTCCAAATGGGAGTAAATATGAGGCCACCTGGGAAAACGGCATAGCTAAACAG GGGTCATTTACCTTCGCTGATGGCCTGCAGTATCAGGAGAAGGACTGGGACTACTGCGATGGGTACGACAGACGCTTCTACACTGAGAGGTGCAATGGACTCAGACCCGCAG GAAAATCTCAGCTAACTGATCTTCATCCACCACGCATTATTACTGATGGATGCTACGATTGTGGAGATGGTTTTTATGATCCCAAGACCAGAGTTGTTACTTCCTACACTGGCAGATTCCTCAGAAATGCAG ATGACTCCGAGCATGAGTGGATTCTGCGGACTTGTCGGAAAGCTTGGGATGAGGTTGCCAGTGTTGATCCTGAAAAGTCTGTCGCTTACATTTCTGAAGAGATCAGAAACTTGATCTAA
- the lhx6a gene encoding LIM/homeobox protein Lhx6 isoform X1 gives MYWKNELLSPLSEGNKILSEGIPKKQVLTPRLNSNCVISTEHQSTPGASRCSVDSNHAPMSHSDGESQRSNMEPEDTRSSPSSPSTPSVCSPISTVSSVPSNGKNVCASCGQEILDRYLLKVNNLIWHVRCLECSVCRTSLRQHSSCYIKNKEIFCKMDYFSRFGTKCARCGRQIYASDWVRRARGNAYHLACFACYSCKRQLSTGEEFGLVEDKVLCRIHYDTMVENLKRAAESGNGITLEGAVPTEQDSQPKPAKRARTSFTAEQLQIMQAQFAQDNNPDAQTLQKLADMTGLSRRVIQVWFQNCRARHKKHTPQHSGVPPGHLQSRIPSSLPDELHYSPFGSPERARMVALHGYIDSHPFSMLTSQSLPHQAMSLPQLPLSR, from the exons ATGTACTGGAAAAATGAACTTTTGTCCCCTCTTTCAGAGGGAAACAAGATTTTGTCCGAAGGAATTCCCAAGAAGCAGGTACTAACACCGAGGCTGAACTCCAACTGT GTGATCTCCACCGAGCATCAGAGTACACCGGGAGCCTCGCGCTGCAGTGTGGACTCTAACCACGCGCCAATG TCTCACTCGGACGGAGAGTCCCAGCGGTCCAACATGGAGCCGGAGGACACTCGCTCCTCACCCAGCAGCCCGTCCACCCCCTCCGTGTGCTCGCCGATCTCCACCGTCAGCTCGGTGCCGTCCAACGGGAAGAACGTTTGCGCCAGCTGCGGTCAGGAGATCCTGGACAGATACTTGCTGAAG gtgaaCAACCTGATCTGGCACGTGCGCTGTCTGGAGTGTTCTGTCTGCAGGACGTCGCTACGTCAGCACAGCAGCTGCTacatcaaaaacaaagagaTCTTCTGTAAAATGGATTATTTCAG TAGGTTTGGTACTAAGTGTGCTCGCTGTGGGAGGCAGATATACGCCAGCGACTGGGTGCGCCGTGCAAGGGGAAACGCATACCACTTGGCATGTTTTGCGTGCTACTCCTGCAAGAGGCAGTTGTCTACGGGAGAGGAGTTTGGCTTGGTGGAGGATAAGGTCCTGTGTAGGATCCACTACGACACCATGGTGGAGAACCTCAAACGAGCGGCTGAGAGTG gcAATGGTATCACATTAGAAGGAGCAGTTCCAACAGAACAAGACAGTCAGCCCAAACCGGCCAAAAGGGCACGGACATCGTTCACTGCAGAACAGTTacag ATAATGCAGGCTCAATTTGCCCAGGACAACAATCCAGACGCCCAGACGTTACAGAAATTAGCCGACATGACAGGCCTCAGCAGGAGAGTGATACAG GTGTGGTTTCAAAACTGCAGAGCAAGACACAAAAAGCACACGCCCCAACACAGTGGGGTTCCACCAGGTCATCTCCAGTCCAGGATACCCTCGTCCTTGCCCGATGAGCTGCATTACTCCCCCTTCGGCAGTCCTGAGCGGGCGCGCATGGTGGCCCTTCACGGGTATATCGACA GTCATCCCTTCTCAATGCTGACTTCTCAGAGTCTCCCTCATCAGGCTATGTCGCTGCCCCAGCTCCCCCTCAGCCGCTAG